Below is a genomic region from Neorhizobium galegae.
CGTTGATCGACGACGCCGACGCAGCCGCGGTCATGGGCGCTTGTAACGTCAATTTGGAAACGCTGCGCAAGACCGTCACCGACTATGTCGATAATGAACTTGCCAACCTGATCACCGGTTATGACGAGGATTCGAAGCCGACCTCCGGCTTCCAGCGTGTGATCCAGCGCGCCGTCATCCACGTCCAGTCCTCGGGCCGCGAGGAAGTGACCGGCGCCAACGTTCTCGTCGCGATCTTCGCGGAACGGGAAAGCCATGCGGCCTTCTTCCTGCAGGAGCAGGAAATGACCCGCTACGACGCGGTCAACTACATTTCTCACGGCATCGGCAAGCGCGCGGGCACGTCCCAGACCCGCACGCCGCGCGGCGCAGAAGACAGCGAACCGGAAGCCAAGCCCTCCGCCCGCGACCAGGAGGAAGGTTCCGCCAAGAAGCCGCAGGATGCCCTCAAGGCCTATTGCGTCAACCTGAACGAAAAGGCCCGCGACGGCCGGATCGACCCGCTGATCGGCCGCCATTCCGAAGTCAACCGCACGATCCAGATTCTGTGCCGCCGTTCCAAGAACAACCCGCTCTACGTGGGCGATCCGGGCGTCGGCAAGACGGCGATCGCCGAAGGTCTCGCCAAGCGGATCATCGAAGGCAAGGTGCCGGAGGCTCTCGCCGACGCCACCATCTTCTCGCTCGACATGGGTACGCTGCTCGCCGGCACCCGGTATCGCGGTGACTTCGAGGAACGCCTGAAGCAGGTCGTCAAGGAACTCGAAGAGTATCCGGGCGCGGTTCTGTTCATCGACGAGATCCACACGGTCATCGGCGCCGGCGCCACCTCCGGCGGTGCGATGGATGCCTCGAACCTGTTGAAGCCGGCTCTGTCTTCGGGCGCCATCCGCTGCATCGGTTCGACCACCTACAAGGAATACCGCCAGTTCTTCGAAAAGGACCGGGCTCTGGTTCGCCGCTTCCAGAAGATCGACGTCGACGAGCCGTCGATCGAGGATGCAATCGAGATCATGAAGGGCCTCAAGCCTTATTTCGAGGACTACCACAAGCTGCGTTACACCAACGACGCGATCAAGGCGGCGGTCGAGCTTTCGGCCCGCTACATTTCCGACCGCAAGCTTCCGGACAAGGCGATCGACGTGATCGACGAGACCGGCGCGGCGCAGATGCTGTTGCCCGCTTCCAAGCGCCGCAAGCTGATCACGGAGAAGGAAATCGAGGTGACGATCGCCACCATGGCGCGGATCCCGGCAAAGACCGTCTCCAAGGATGACGAGATGGTTCTCGCCAACCTGGAAAAGGAACTGCGTTCGGTCGTCTACGGCCAGGATGCGGCGATCGAAGCCCTATCGACGGCGATCAAGCTCGCCCGCGCCGGCCTTCGCGAGCCGAACAAGCCGATCGGCTCCTACGTCTTCTCCGGCCCGACCGGCGTCGGCAAGACGGAAGTCGCCAAGCAGCTGGCCGCCTCGCTCGGCGTCGAGATGCTGCGCTTCGACATGTCGGAATATATGGAACGCCACACGGTCTCGCGGCTGCTCGGCGCACCTCCCGGTTATGTCGGTTTCGACCAGGGCGGTCTCCTGACCGATGGCGTCGACCAGCATCCGCACTCCGTGGTCCTGCTCGACGAAATCGAGAAGGCGCATCCGGATATCTATAATATCCTGCTGCAGGTCATGGACCATGGTTCGCTGACCGACCACAACGGCAAGAAGATCGACTTCCGCAACGTCATCCTGATCATGACGACCAATGCGGGCGCGTCGGAAATGGCCAAGGCCGCCATCGGCTTCGGTTCGTCCAAGCGCACCGGCGAGGACGAAGAGGCGATCAACCGCCTGTTCACGCCGGAATTCCGCAACCGTCTCGATGCGATCATCCCGTTCGCACCGCTGCCGACGGAGGTCATCCATCAGGTCGTGCAGAAGTTCGTCATGCAGCTTGAGACGCAGCTCTCGGAACGCAACGTCACCTTCGACCTCCACCAGGACGCGATCGCCTGGCTGGCGGAAAAGGGTTACGACGAGAAGATGGGTGCCCGCCCGCTCTCGCGCGTCATCCAGGAATACATCAAGAAGCCGCTCGCCAACGAGATCCTGTTCGGCAAGCTGCGCAAGGGTGGCGTGGTTCGCGTTACCGTCGGCAAGGGCGAGGATGGCAAGGACAAGCTCATCCTCGACTCGATTTCCGAAGCGACGCCCGTGAAGCCGAAGCCGGAGGCCGAGGTGGAAGAGGCCGCCGAGGAAGCCGGGGCCAAGGTTGTCAAGCCCAAGGCGCCGAAGAAGTCGGCGCCGAAGGATAAGGACGGCGGCTCGGCCCGGGCT
It encodes:
- the clpA gene encoding ATP-dependent Clp protease ATP-binding subunit ClpA, translating into MPTFSPSLEKALHQALTFANERHHEYATLEHLLLALIDDADAAAVMGACNVNLETLRKTVTDYVDNELANLITGYDEDSKPTSGFQRVIQRAVIHVQSSGREEVTGANVLVAIFAERESHAAFFLQEQEMTRYDAVNYISHGIGKRAGTSQTRTPRGAEDSEPEAKPSARDQEEGSAKKPQDALKAYCVNLNEKARDGRIDPLIGRHSEVNRTIQILCRRSKNNPLYVGDPGVGKTAIAEGLAKRIIEGKVPEALADATIFSLDMGTLLAGTRYRGDFEERLKQVVKELEEYPGAVLFIDEIHTVIGAGATSGGAMDASNLLKPALSSGAIRCIGSTTYKEYRQFFEKDRALVRRFQKIDVDEPSIEDAIEIMKGLKPYFEDYHKLRYTNDAIKAAVELSARYISDRKLPDKAIDVIDETGAAQMLLPASKRRKLITEKEIEVTIATMARIPAKTVSKDDEMVLANLEKELRSVVYGQDAAIEALSTAIKLARAGLREPNKPIGSYVFSGPTGVGKTEVAKQLAASLGVEMLRFDMSEYMERHTVSRLLGAPPGYVGFDQGGLLTDGVDQHPHSVVLLDEIEKAHPDIYNILLQVMDHGSLTDHNGKKIDFRNVILIMTTNAGASEMAKAAIGFGSSKRTGEDEEAINRLFTPEFRNRLDAIIPFAPLPTEVIHQVVQKFVMQLETQLSERNVTFDLHQDAIAWLAEKGYDEKMGARPLSRVIQEYIKKPLANEILFGKLRKGGVVRVTVGKGEDGKDKLILDSISEATPVKPKPEAEVEEAAEEAGAKVVKPKAPKKSAPKDKDGGSARARAMVDADVIASEEAPKTPPRKSTTVPRVPKTK